In Nakamurella antarctica, the following are encoded in one genomic region:
- a CDS encoding SpoIID/LytB domain-containing protein, translated as MPLHQLAATRSTRSKLTALAIAAVVVSGGAALFSGQAAADDWLNRPGTGVIQVVGHGEGHGRGMSQYGAQGAAGIGLTSPQILDFYYPSTQQGSVDPGRSFRVWISADVDGETEVVRSDSLEVTDAATGQVISTPTTADRVKANFANGKFTVQYRSAGMWATASGNLSGPINFRDTRTDVVELVLPNGDRIGYQSLLQAFRDSDSGVTRTINDLPLDAYVKGVVPRESISSWLPAALQSQAVAARTFAAVSITTPRKRGVYNICDTAACQVYGGATLNGRSRLTPNTSNAVEMTAGLIRTYNGMPINAQFGSTNGGHSTAGTAEPYLVARPDPYEALAKPPQKYANWTSTISVSVLESRWPEIGNFERIRITQRTGGGDWGGPVVKAVIQGSKATKEITGDQLRQTVAGTIRSAFLQISDSDTSTLPSGAVDVVAVTGALHVRGWAFDPDAVATSLVVHVYDTGPDGSVVGSVVTADQRRADVGAAYPGVGDSHGFDVWLPTSGRGLHSVCVYAINIGFGTGNPSLGCRSVMVGGPFGVVDAVTSGDGSISVSGWAVDPASSNAPTPIHIYDTGPAGVVGYSGFTTGGSRPDVAAAYPGVSAGSGYSAVVPGGASGVHTVCAFAISSGPGGNTQLGCQTVTVRNPLPSGAVDVVAVTGALHVRGWAFDPDAVATSLVVHVYDTGPDGSVVGSVVTADQRRADVGAAYPGVGDSHGFDVWLPTSGRGLHSVCVYAINIGFGTGNPSLGCRSVMVGGPFGVVDAVTSGDGSISVSGWAVDPASSNVPTPIHIYDTGPAGVVGYSGFTTGGSRPDVAAAYPGVSAGSGYSAVVPGGASGVHTVCAFAISSGPGGNTQLGCQTVEVR; from the coding sequence ATGCCTTTGCATCAACTCGCTGCAACGCGCAGCACGCGTTCCAAGCTGACCGCGCTTGCTATAGCTGCGGTTGTCGTGTCAGGCGGGGCGGCGCTGTTCTCGGGTCAAGCTGCTGCCGACGATTGGCTCAACCGGCCCGGAACTGGAGTGATTCAGGTTGTCGGCCACGGTGAGGGACATGGTCGAGGCATGAGTCAGTACGGCGCCCAAGGCGCTGCGGGGATTGGGCTCACGTCACCGCAGATCCTCGACTTTTATTACCCGAGCACCCAACAGGGCTCTGTTGACCCCGGCCGTTCTTTTAGAGTGTGGATATCCGCGGACGTTGACGGAGAAACCGAAGTCGTGAGGAGTGACAGCCTTGAGGTCACAGACGCCGCGACCGGCCAGGTCATTTCGACCCCCACCACCGCCGACAGGGTGAAAGCTAATTTCGCGAACGGCAAGTTCACTGTCCAGTACCGCAGTGCCGGAATGTGGGCAACCGCTTCCGGGAACCTGAGTGGACCCATTAATTTTCGAGATACCAGGACCGACGTCGTAGAACTCGTTCTGCCCAATGGTGACCGAATCGGCTACCAAAGTCTGCTGCAAGCGTTCAGAGACAGCGATTCCGGTGTGACCCGCACGATCAACGACCTTCCCCTAGACGCCTACGTCAAAGGAGTGGTTCCGCGCGAGTCCATTTCTTCGTGGCTGCCGGCGGCATTGCAGTCGCAGGCCGTGGCAGCACGCACCTTCGCCGCTGTCAGCATCACCACCCCGCGGAAACGGGGCGTCTACAACATTTGTGACACGGCAGCTTGCCAGGTCTATGGGGGAGCGACGTTAAATGGCCGATCACGTTTGACCCCCAACACTTCGAACGCGGTGGAAATGACAGCTGGCCTGATCCGCACCTACAACGGGATGCCAATTAACGCCCAGTTCGGCTCAACGAATGGCGGACACTCCACCGCAGGGACGGCAGAGCCTTACTTGGTGGCGAGACCGGACCCTTATGAGGCGCTTGCGAAGCCACCGCAAAAATACGCGAACTGGACAAGCACGATCAGCGTTTCAGTTTTGGAGTCGCGTTGGCCTGAAATAGGCAATTTTGAGCGAATCCGAATCACCCAGCGGACTGGCGGCGGTGATTGGGGCGGACCCGTGGTGAAGGCTGTTATCCAGGGATCCAAGGCAACCAAGGAGATCACCGGGGACCAACTGCGTCAAACCGTGGCCGGTACGATCAGGAGCGCTTTTTTGCAAATATCAGATTCGGACACGAGCACTTTGCCGTCGGGTGCGGTGGATGTTGTTGCTGTTACCGGGGCGTTGCATGTGCGGGGTTGGGCGTTTGATCCTGATGCTGTGGCGACGTCGTTGGTGGTGCATGTGTACGACACGGGGCCTGATGGTTCGGTGGTGGGGTCTGTGGTGACAGCGGATCAGCGGCGTGCGGATGTAGGCGCGGCGTATCCGGGTGTGGGGGATAGCCATGGTTTTGATGTGTGGCTTCCGACCAGTGGTCGTGGTTTGCATTCGGTGTGTGTGTACGCAATTAATATTGGGTTCGGTACTGGCAATCCGTCTTTGGGGTGCCGCTCTGTGATGGTGGGTGGCCCGTTTGGTGTGGTGGACGCGGTGACTTCGGGGGACGGGTCCATCTCGGTGTCGGGGTGGGCGGTGGATCCTGCTTCTAGTAATGCTCCTACTCCGATCCATATTTATGACACGGGCCCGGCGGGTGTTGTGGGGTATTCGGGGTTCACCACTGGTGGATCTAGGCCTGATGTTGCTGCCGCCTATCCGGGGGTTTCCGCTGGTAGCGGTTATAGCGCGGTGGTTCCGGGGGGAGCTTCGGGGGTGCACACGGTGTGTGCCTTTGCGATTTCGTCGGGTCCGGGCGGCAACACCCAACTCGGGTGCCAAACAGTGACCGTCCGCAATCCCTTGCCGTCGGGTGCGGTGGATGTTGTTGCTGTTACCGGGGCGTTGCATGTGCGGGGTTGGGCGTTTGATCCTGATGCTGTGGCGACGTCGTTGGTGGTGCATGTGTACGACACGGGGCCTGATGGTTCGGTGGTGGGGTCTGTGGTGACAGCGGATCAGCGGCGTGCGGATGTAGGCGCGGCGTATCCGGGTGTGGGGGATAGCCATGGTTTTGATGTGTGGCTTCCGACCAGTGGTCGTGGTTTGCATTCGGTGTGTGTGTACGCAATTAATATTGGGTTCGGTACTGGCAATCCGTCTTTGGGGTGCCGCTCTGTGATGGTGGGTGGCCCGTTTGGTGTGGTGGACGCGGTGACTTCGGGGGACGGGTCCATCTCGGTGTCGGGGTGGGCGGTGGATCCTGCTTCTAGTAATGTTCCTACTCCGATCCATATTTATGACACGGGCCCGGCGGGTGTTGTGGGGTATTCGGGGTTCACCACCGGTGGATCTAGGCCTGATGTTGCTGCCGCCTATCCGGGGGTTTCCGCTGGTAGCGGTTATAGCGCGGTGGTTCCGGGGGGAGCTTCGGGGGTGCACACGGTGTGTGCCTTTGCGATTTCGTCGGGTCCGGGCGGCAACACCCAACTCGGGTGCCAAACAGTTGAAGTTCGGTAG
- a CDS encoding glycosyltransferase family 4 protein yields MRVAVDATPLLGDRTGIGQYTAYLIEALARCDDVLLTAVPFTMRGGCRPSDLDASVRWRHLPFPARLLQRIWTSYDVPRVEMFAGSVDIFHGTNFVLPPSGHAKGVLTVHDLSYLKYPELVNDASLKYVSLVPKGLSRAQAILTPSHAIAEEIIASYNVDPAAVTVTPLGVDARWFTAATHTPSQPAQLDLPSEYILAVGTLEPRKGLDVLLQAYRQLASSREDIPPLVLIGTQGWGPELDLSGLSESQLIRPGYVGGEDLRSVVAGASTFVFPSRYEGFGLPPLEAMAAGVPVVATAIPTSHELLGGFADLVPVGDPAALADSILRSIQTPPSRTHLMAASAHVAQFTWSKCAQATIQAYSRVVGG; encoded by the coding sequence ATGAGAGTCGCTGTGGACGCAACACCCCTTTTGGGAGATCGCACTGGAATCGGTCAGTACACGGCATATCTCATCGAGGCACTGGCTCGATGCGATGACGTCCTGCTCACGGCGGTTCCGTTTACCATGCGCGGAGGCTGTCGGCCCAGCGATCTCGATGCATCCGTCAGGTGGCGTCACCTACCATTCCCGGCCAGGCTTCTCCAGAGAATCTGGACCAGCTATGACGTGCCTCGTGTCGAGATGTTCGCGGGGAGCGTGGACATATTTCACGGCACCAATTTTGTTCTTCCGCCAAGCGGGCACGCCAAAGGCGTCCTCACTGTTCACGACCTGTCGTATCTGAAATATCCCGAGTTGGTCAACGATGCCTCCTTGAAGTACGTCTCTTTGGTTCCCAAGGGGCTCTCCCGCGCCCAAGCGATCCTCACTCCGAGCCACGCAATTGCTGAAGAAATTATCGCTTCTTACAATGTGGATCCGGCCGCGGTGACGGTCACGCCACTTGGCGTCGACGCACGCTGGTTCACAGCCGCGACCCACACACCGTCCCAGCCCGCCCAGCTAGATTTGCCATCAGAATATATTTTGGCGGTGGGTACTTTGGAACCGCGAAAAGGTTTGGACGTTCTTTTACAGGCGTACAGGCAACTGGCAAGCAGCCGAGAAGACATACCGCCGTTAGTGCTGATAGGCACGCAGGGGTGGGGTCCGGAACTTGACCTCTCTGGTCTGTCGGAATCGCAGCTAATCCGCCCAGGTTATGTGGGCGGGGAGGACTTGCGATCCGTGGTTGCTGGAGCTTCAACGTTCGTTTTCCCTTCGCGCTACGAAGGGTTTGGGCTTCCGCCTTTGGAAGCCATGGCCGCAGGCGTGCCCGTCGTCGCAACGGCGATCCCCACTAGCCATGAGCTGTTGGGAGGATTCGCCGACTTGGTGCCTGTAGGCGATCCCGCAGCGCTTGCAGACAGCATCCTTCGGAGTATTCAAACACCACCCTCGCGAACTCACTTAATGGCAGCCAGTGCGCACGTTGCGCAATTCACTTGGAGTAAGTGTGCGCAGGCCACCATCCAGGCATACTCGCGCGTTGTGGGGGGCTGA